A portion of the Cryptomeria japonica chromosome 5, Sugi_1.0, whole genome shotgun sequence genome contains these proteins:
- the LOC131078004 gene encoding protein VASCULATURE COMPLEXITY AND CONNECTIVITY, whose amino-acid sequence MKKSVAWICILVGVLGMIAFVLGIAAEAKHNKADEVRLNESGRCTYPRSPAFAMGVVAALALMMAQLVTNVAAGCLCCGRHVHYQAPLNTSIAIICLILSWVTFIISFSVLLAGAALNDQHNEDEAFFSTYCYVVKTGVFAGGAVLSLVTVVLDIIYYTIASAVKNSAAWMHENQDVSMTQSQSGTQNTQPVFVPENAYTQYYENPQYMEGSQQINRPALADPRQSSTWR is encoded by the exons atgaagaaatcaGTGGCATGGATTTGCATTCTAGTGGGTGTTTTGGGTATGATAGCTTTTGTATTAGGCATTGCAGCTGAAGCAAAGCATAACAAG GCTGATGAAGTGAGACTGAATGAAAGTGGGAGATGCACATATCCAAGGAGTCCTGCCTTTGCAATGGGGGTGGTTGCAGCATTGGCTCTAATGATGGCTCAGTTGGTTACAAATGTTGCAGCTGGTTGTCTCTGTTGTGGAAGGCATGTTCATTATCAGGCACCCTTGAACACTAGCATTGCCATCATATGCCTCATTCTTTCCTG GGTTACATTCATAATTTCATTCAGTGTCCTTCTGGCTGGAGCTGCTCTAAATGACCAGCACAATGAAGATGAGGCCTTTTTCTCTACCTATTGTTATGTGGTAAAGACTGGGGTGTTTGCAGGAGGAGCAGTGTTGTCTTTGGTGACTGTAGTACTGGACATTATCTACTATACAATTGCATCTGCTGTTAAGAATTCAGCTGCTTGGATGCATGAGAATCAAGATGTTTCTATGACACAATCACAGTCTGGAACACAAAATACCCAACCTGTTTTTGTGCCTGAAAATGCATACACCCAATATTATGAGAATCCCCAATACATGGAAGGCTCACAGCAAATCAATCGACCAGCACTAGCAGATCCTAGACAGAGTTCAACTTGGAGGTGA